Below is a window of Malania oleifera isolate guangnan ecotype guangnan chromosome 1, ASM2987363v1, whole genome shotgun sequence DNA.
ACCCTTCGCGACTTCGTCTTGCACATTTCGAACCAATAGGAGCCTCCGCAAGTTCGACTGCAAGCCTTCAAACCAACAGCGTGAGTTCGTCACTTCATCTTCAATATTTCGAACCAGCAACGAGCTCATCATTGAGCCTTCGAACCTTCTTAAGTCGTCTTCTTTTTCTactttgttcttcttcttctttccgcTACCTGCTTCTTATAATACTATATGCAATTACTAATTAAATATGCAATTTAATGTAAttttataactaatacataatattcttTTTACCTGAATTTAGTCACTAtcttttaatttgtttggaaatgcattataCGAGTCTTAAATCTTAAATGGGTTCTTGCATGTATTAAGCTATTAGCTACTAATGTAAAATGACTTATTGCTTGAAAATATATGATACATTGTTTTTGCAGTTAAAATACCAactctaaaattttaaatagatTTTGGAAGTGGAAACTCGGCCTCTGCAAAGAAAGATCTTACATGGAACCATGCACATATGGATGATCAGgaaaattgaaataatttgacttgcaatttttgtggCAAAGTCGCAAAGGGAGGAATATTTTGGGCAAAACAACATATTGTCGGAGGATTTCGAAATGTAGAAGAATGTTCTAAATGCCATGCTCATGTACGTGAGGAGATTAAggagtatatgttgaagaaagatataaaaaaggaaaaaaatgagtTATTGCCTGACTTTGATGATATAGATCATTATGGTGAAGATGAAAAAGATGAAGTTCAGGAAATTGACACTCGTGGCAAGAGAGTGCTTACTGATGGAAGTAGAAGTCGAAGTCAAAGTtcataccaatccaacttgaagaaaccaaaacagaaggggcctatagacttgttttttactTCTGATCCAAAGAAAGCGGTTCAAGTTAGGAAAGAAtggaagatgaagcaaacatcaataaatgaggCGTGCAAGAAAGAGTTAAGAAGAAAGGCATTAAAAGATTTTGCTAGGTAGATGTATGATGTTGGAATACCATTTAATGTCGTACGTTTGAGCAGCTTTGCGgtggcacttgaatcgattggacaatatggtcctggaataaagccaattagctatcatgaagtgagagttaATTTCCTAAAGTAGGAAGGTAGTCGAATGAAAAGAGTTGTTGAAGATCCATAAGAAGGAATGGGCAAAATATGGCTACTCGATCATGTCTGATGGTTAGAGAGACTCAGTTGCTAATAAGAATATAATAAACTTCTTAATGAACTCTCCAAAGGGATCAGTGTTaatcaagtctattgatgcttctaatcTTGTCAAAAATGCAGATAGAATGTACAAAATACTTGTTGAcatagtagtcagaggcgcgaggcgagccgaggcgcaaagggtctttgaagccgaggcgtgaggcgcgaggcgaaggcgcgcgcctcatgaaggtgaggcgcacaattattaaaattgtgtaaaatatctatttgggataatttatatatgaacatatgaatatctagtgatattagaatttaaaatgccaaaacattcaataaaaaaattagaaatttaataaaattgccaagacaaagcccaaaagcatcaacaattcaacatagttcaacatcaaaagaaaagagtacaataaaaaatttcaaaatctaaaatctaaaaatcctcctcaatgatcactcatcatcaactaagtcggcaaagatatcatcatcttcctcttcatcatcagaactgttttctccaacatctttttcctcttccgtCTCCTCTACACTatcaacttggatttcatcctcatctacaagttccaacattgtggtccgACCCCTAGCACTAGTTGCACTACTAGATGAAGCCCTTCCTCTTCCTCTAGACGATGATGGCATatttgtacttattcttgatctagtgtgatgcgggGGGTTATTTAGTCCAGCAGCTCTAGCAACAAAatcccaagtcaaattatcatcttcaaacacaagttcatcatcctcatcagaatcaccatccatcctaccaatcaaccactcattactaccatcaatgtcctttaggaggatgggatcaatggtgtcacgttTGTCACATCGACGCCTCagagttcgattatatttcacaaataccaaatcattcaagcgttgctgggataacctatttctccttttgctatgaagctgcaaaaagtttaaagtaatatggttaataatgattctaaaaagtagtagattggtagttcttgttctttaataattaatccatgatatactaatgacttacatgttggaatatgctccaatttctttcgcaGCTGGTAGCACTACACGTAAGGCTAAGAATTTTCTCAGCAAACTTTTGcgagtttggagttgttgatccatattccatccaccattgcgctgttataaaataaattttaaatgaatacctactaggtaaataatttcaaaaataaagaggtagtacaaatgccactttacctggtgcttttgtctcactgccaaactaattccaaagacgccactagcggcattgtatttttccaactcagtgaaactttatcttgcatttcaatagttggcagtaaccttgcaatacatttgtacaaacccgtcataatttcttcatcttgcaaaatgttggggtttgaatagaaaaattct
It encodes the following:
- the LOC131155937 gene encoding uncharacterized protein LOC131155937, which gives rise to MEYGSTTPNSQKFAEKILSLTCSATSCERNWSIFQHLHSKRRNRLSQQRLNDLVFVKYNRTLRRRCDKRDTIDPILLKDIDGSNEWLIGRMDGDSDEDDELVFEDDNLTWDFVARAAGLNNPPHHTRSRISTNMPSSSRGRGRASSSSATSARGRTTMLELVDEDEIQVDSVEETEEEKDVGENSSDDEEEDDDIFADLVDDE